The Aquidulcibacter paucihalophilus genome has a window encoding:
- the rplT gene encoding 50S ribosomal protein L20 produces MARVKRGVVSHAKHKKVLKQAKGFYGRRKNTIRTAKAAVDRAGQYAYRDRRNKKRSFRALWIQRINAAARLEGFTYSQFMHGLGEAGIELDRKVLAAMAADEVAFKAVADKVRDALKA; encoded by the coding sequence ATGGCTCGCGTCAAACGGGGCGTAGTTTCCCACGCCAAACACAAGAAGGTTCTGAAGCAGGCCAAGGGTTTCTACGGCCGCCGCAAGAACACCATCCGCACCGCCAAGGCCGCGGTCGATCGCGCCGGGCAATATGCCTACCGCGACCGTCGCAACAAGAAGCGCTCGTTCCGCGCCCTGTGGATCCAGCGCATCAACGCCGCCGCGCGTCTGGAAGGCTTCACCTATTCGCAATTCATGCACGGCCTCGGCGAAGCCGGCATCGAGCTGGACCGCAAGGTCCTGGCCGCGATGGCCGCTGACGAAGTCGCCTTCAAGGCCGTGGCCGACAAGGTCCGCGACGCCCTGAAGGCCTGA
- the rpmI gene encoding 50S ribosomal protein L35, with the protein MPKLKTKSGAKKRFKFTATGKVKAGVAGKRHRLISHNSKYIRQNRGTSVMADADAKKIKSYMPYA; encoded by the coding sequence ATGCCCAAACTGAAGACAAAGTCTGGCGCCAAGAAGCGCTTCAAATTCACGGCGACTGGCAAGGTCAAAGCCGGCGTGGCAGGCAAGCGGCACCGCTTGATCAGCCACAACAGCAAATACATCCGCCAGAACCGCGGCACCTCGGTCATGGCCGACGCCGACGCCAAGAAGATCAAGTCCTACATGCCGTACGCCTGA